DNA sequence from the Sediminibacillus dalangtanensis genome:
TGATTCGAAATCGTTCGGTTTTTGCTTTTTTGTACCAACAACCGATAAAAAGTCTACTGATATGCTGTCCCGCTTCAGCGTTTCCCTCTCGAGTTCCATTAATATGCCATTAGTTACTTGCTCATGGACACTTGTCATAGGGAGGAATTTCACACGTTCTCTAAGCATTCATATAATGAATGAAAAAGGATATGGGGAGCAGGTGATTGTCAATGAGTGATTTACACCCTTCTGTACAAGAGTTTAAAGCATTCGTCAAAAAGCATCCTGGACTGGTAAAGGAAGTTAACCAAAACGGAAATTCCTGGCAGGATATCTATGAAATGTGGGTGTTGCTCGGGGAAGAAGATGAAAAATGGAAGGAATTCCAAACGGGAAACCTGAAGGGAGCACAGAATAGTGAAAGGTCGGCACCAGGAGATTCTCAAGGTAAGCAGCAACAGCTTGCAAGTCAATTCATGCAAATGATTGAGAAAGTAGACTTAAATAAGGTGCAGGGTCATATGCATCAATTAAACGGAGCGATTAACAATATCCAGACGTTAATTGGCCAATTTCAAGAGTTTAAAAAACATTCTCCGGCAAAACAATCTAAAATGCATCAGACACCTTGGAGTAAAGATTAGGGGGAATACGGATTGCAGCCAGCCATTTATCAGCAACTGACGAACCGGCCAGACTTGAAGCATTTTATCAGGATGAACCCCGAATGGTATCGGAAATTGACTCGGTATCCGGAAGAATTTACGGAGATGGAAAAAGCAGCAAAAGCTTTTTATGGGAAAACAATTCCGCAGCGGATTGAACGTTTGAGTGGTCAAATGCAAATGATATCAATGCTTATCCAAATGGCCGGATCCATGAAGGATTAATTAGGAAAACTTTATTTTGATGGGATCTTTTCGCATACATTGTTGCTTATTAATCGGCATAGTTGATAGAAACTGCGATATAACTGTAATGGGAAGTTTCATTGCCTATTCAAAGAGCGTGTTACCGCTTGGTAGCATACTTCGCTTTCCGCGGGCACGGCTTCAGCTAACTTGGTAAAGAAAACCGCTTTACCAAGTGGATCTTCAGCTCGTGCTGTTCCCGCAGGAGTCTGCGTATGCTCCCTGCGCTAAGGAGCATGCTGATTAAAGGAAGCGGAGACTTTTTCCTTGAGAACCAACAAGCCATCTTAAAAACGTTTTTCAGGAAATAGGTACTTCTTTTCATAAAAAGACAGTTGGAGTTCCCGTCTTTTCTCCTGTTCTTGGACTTTCTGCTTGTTTTCCTAGCAATCTTTTGATAATAAGGTGCATAGAGTACCATGAATAAAAAATTTCGAGGCGTTTCTAAACAGAAAGCTGTTCCTAGCGAAGAAAATACCCGGAGACTCCCGCGGGAGGAAAGGCCTCGGTGAGATCCCGCAGAGCGTCAGCTCGAGGAAGCTCACCAGCCGCCCGCGGAAAGCGCAGGGTATTTTCGCAGCGTCGAACTCCAACTCAACAAAAGTAAGAAGTAAAGTAAGAAGACAGGAAGATGCATTCAAACTATGTCGTAGTTTATAATTTATGTGCAAGAGCAAAAATTTATAAGAATCCGCCTTGTAGAACACAGCAAAAGTTTGAGACGAGCCATAATTGTTGGACCTCTATCCTTGCAAGTCATAATCCGGTTCTACATTACTAAAAGGACTGATATTACTTTTCATTTCAGTCCATTGTTGGTATTATATAGGATATGGAGGTGGATACAGTGTTTGCCACTTTAGAGTTAGTAGATATTATAGATAAGTCTGAAGCACTTGGCCAAATGATTCTTCAATCCGATGTCATGGAAGAATATCATCAGCAAAAAAGACAGCTGGAAGAGGATGATGAGGCGCAAAAACTGATTGCTTCCTTCAATCGTATGAAAGAACAGTACGAGGATGTTCAGCGATTCGGTAGGTATCATCCGGATTATAATCAAATTATGAAGGATGTTCGTGCTTCGAAAAGGGAAATGGACATGAACGAAAAAGTTGCTTCGTTTAAAATAGCTGAACGCAATTTGCAGCAATTTCTTGATGAAATCAGTGATTTGGTTGCCCATAGCGCCAGCGAGCAGGTGAAAGTGCCTAAGGATGGAGCAGCACTTCAGGACAGCGGATGTGGCTGTGGAAGCGGTGGAAGCTGTGGCTGTCAAGCTTCATAATCACTATATATACATGAGCGGCTGGACCTCATACTGAATGATTGGTCCAGCCTTTCTGTTTTTTCAGGATATTGATGGGTACGAAATATTCTGATAAAATGGACATAAATCAGTGAATAAGCGAGGATCCTATATGAGAACAAAACGTCAAGGGTTAATTGTTTGGTTCCAACATATGAAAAACATAAAACAAATCAAACGATTCGGTCATTTAATATATGTATCAAAGCAGCGAAAATACGCTGTGGTCTATGTAGATCAAGTTGAAGCCGATGAAACGGCAGATAAATTGAATCATTTACCGTTTATATCCAAAGTGGATTTTTCATACAAGCCTTACGTGAACACCGAATTTGAAAATGCAAAAATGGATAAGGCGAAAGAATATGATTATAAAATGGGTATTTAAAAACATCCTTGCCGGACACTCGGCAGGATGTTTTTTTCGAAAGATAAGAAAGTATAAATTTCAGAGATGTTTAGCTTCAGCGCCTACCCCCTCGAGGTCTTAAGCAAATCCTCTGTGTGGCAAAAGGCCGCCACTTCGAGGCTTTGCTTAAGCTTGTCGGAGGCCCAAACGATGTGGGTCATGCAGGCGTTGCCACAGGACGTGGCGGCTTTAGCCTGTACTCCCTTAAACAGGCGCTTGCGCTTTTGTTCCTGTTACAGCTTTTGCAGATGCATTTAGAAACTTTTTTAAATAGGATCAATACTGAATATGATGGTTTCCATTTGTCATACACTATGGATTAGTGAATTTTTATCAAACGGTTCATTTGAAAAATTCCGATCAGATATTGAAAATATAACGTCTTTTCATGAAAATCAGCAGAAGATTTGACTATTAATGATTTAATTTCATGCTCTTGTTCGGAAGCTGCCTTTTTAAATAATTCATATCTTTTGCTCTCAGCAAATTCCGGGTCTGGTACACCTTCCATACAAATATAA
Encoded proteins:
- a CDS encoding YlbF family regulator yields the protein MFATLELVDIIDKSEALGQMILQSDVMEEYHQQKRQLEEDDEAQKLIASFNRMKEQYEDVQRFGRYHPDYNQIMKDVRASKREMDMNEKVASFKIAERNLQQFLDEISDLVAHSASEQVKVPKDGAALQDSGCGCGSGGSCGCQAS
- a CDS encoding DUF7147 family protein; its protein translation is MIQRIIELGDGYADIYELCELAGKMPERILHFVSLRTEKNGRKVTSPAIIMSPATVGNFQPIYICMEGVPDPEFAESKRYELFKKAASEQEHEIKSLIVKSSADFHEKTLYFQYLIGIFQMNRLIKIH
- the ylbD gene encoding YlbD family protein, producing MSDLHPSVQEFKAFVKKHPGLVKEVNQNGNSWQDIYEMWVLLGEEDEKWKEFQTGNLKGAQNSERSAPGDSQGKQQQLASQFMQMIEKVDLNKVQGHMHQLNGAINNIQTLIGQFQEFKKHSPAKQSKMHQTPWSKD
- a CDS encoding YlbG family protein; protein product: MRTKRQGLIVWFQHMKNIKQIKRFGHLIYVSKQRKYAVVYVDQVEADETADKLNHLPFISKVDFSYKPYVNTEFENAKMDKAKEYDYKMGI
- a CDS encoding YlbE-like family protein translates to MQPAIYQQLTNRPDLKHFIRMNPEWYRKLTRYPEEFTEMEKAAKAFYGKTIPQRIERLSGQMQMISMLIQMAGSMKD